The following are encoded together in the Oncorhynchus kisutch isolate 150728-3 linkage group LG8, Okis_V2, whole genome shotgun sequence genome:
- the LOC109896020 gene encoding proteinase-activated receptor 3-like, with product MAKLLSGILFCLLVGLSLQDNEKKLKTKRTVPDVLKPKTFKGREYQSNCTAETGPPSLVPLSPGLDVRLEDPAAAYTTGLLSTRLIPSAYLLAMAVGIPSNAFILAFLRLRARSYSMAVLYLSLALSDLLLLLSLALRIHYHLNGNNWVFGEVACRIVTACFYCNVYCSAHTIACISLKRYLAVVRPFLYSRLPKKTWTLGASLGMWGLFGAAVVPELLVRQSFLLPRMGLITCHDILPLEEDSHALLVPYRLTLVCLGFLVPFVTCAWTHVAVVWHLGRSGLDWTPFIRVSTLVFLIFTVCFAPSGALHIAHYVRLSTSGEDGMYVYTSAAVCLCCFHSCLDPFLCVLMSRTTTSRLRFASLRRTPQRLAVPV from the exons aTGGCAAAACTACTATCTGGGATACTCTTCTGTCTGTTGGTAGGACTCTCTCTCCAGGACAATG AGAAGAAACTCAAGACAAAAAGAACGGTCCCAGATGTGTTGAAACCAAAGACGTTCAAAGGCAGGGAATACCAGTCCAACTGTACAGCTGAGACAGGGCCCCCCAGCCTGGTCCCTCTGTCCCCTGGGCTGGATGTGAGGCTGGAGGACCCTGCAGCAGCCTACACCACGGGGCTCCTCAGCACCAGGCTCATCCCCTCAGCCTATCTCCTGGCCATGGCAGTGGGCATCCCCTCTAACGCTTTCATCCTGGCCTTCCTGAGGCTCCGGGCCAGGTCCTACTCCATGGCTGTCCTCTACCTGAGCCTGGCCCTCTCCGACctgctcctcctgctctccctggCCCTCCGCATCCACTACCACCTCAACGGAAACAACTGGGTGTTCGGCGAGGTGGCCTGTCGCATCGTCACCGCCTGTTTCTACTGCAACGTCTACTGCTCTGCCCACACCATCGCGTGCATCAGCCTCAAGCGCTACCTGGCCGTGGTGAGGCCCTTCCTCTACAGTCGGCTGCCCAAGAAGACCTGGACGCTGGGGGCAAGCCTGGGCATGTGGGGCCTGTTTGGAGCAGCTGTGGTACCAGAGCTCCTGGTGAGGCAGAGCTTCTTGCTGCCCCGTATGGGCCTCATCACCTGCCATGACATACTGCCCCTGGAGGAGGATTCCCATGCCCTGCTGGTGCCCTACAGGCTGACACTGGTCTGCTTAGGGTTCCTCGTGCCATTTGTGACCTGTGCCTGGACCCATGTGGCGGTGGTGTGGCACCTGGGTCGCTCAGGCCTCGACTGGACACCCTTCATCAGGGTCAGTACACTGGTCTTCCTCATCTTCACTGTGTGTTTCGCTCCCAGTGGCGCCCTCCATATTGCCCACTATGTGAGGCTGTCCACCAGTGGAGAGGACGGGATGTATGTTTACACCAGCGCTGCAGTGTGTCTGTGCTGTTTCCACAGCTGTCTGGACCCATTCCTGTGTGTGCTCAtgtccaggacaacaacctccagACTACGCTTTGCTTCGCTCAGAAGGACACCTCAGAGACTTGCTGTTCCGGTGTAg